The following are encoded in a window of Pseudomonas graminis genomic DNA:
- a CDS encoding DUF1127 domain-containing protein translates to MSGISDVRLTLYAGELVREHDAGLRINAPEGLGLWGLFQHRRASRRALLKLTDEQLKDIGLSSEQARHEGLKPFWRE, encoded by the coding sequence ATGAGCGGAATAAGTGATGTTCGGTTAACGCTGTATGCAGGCGAGCTGGTCCGTGAGCATGACGCAGGCTTGCGCATCAACGCGCCGGAAGGGCTGGGGTTGTGGGGGTTGTTTCAGCATCGCCGAGCCAGTCGGCGCGCGTTACTGAAGCTGACTGACGAGCAGTTGAAGGATATTGGTTTGAGCAGCGAGCAGGCGCGCCATGAAGGGCTCAAGCCGTTCTGGCGGGAATGA
- a CDS encoding NAD(P)/FAD-dependent oxidoreductase — MNARSPQPGLSDHAASYYATTRHPQADYPALHGEIKTDVCIIGGGFSGLNTAIELAERGLKVVLLEAHKIGWGASGRNGGQLIRGVGHDVDQFSNIIGEDGVRQLKLMGLEAVEIVRERVNKYQIDCDLTWGYCDLANKPREFEGFAKDAEELRSLGYRHPLELIEAGNLSSVIGSPNYAGAMLDMGSGHLHPLNLALGEAAIAQSLGVQVFEHSAATRLEYGAEVNIHTARGLVRASTLVLGCNAYLNALDEELSGKVLPAGSYVIATEPLSEELASQLIPRNTAMCDQRVAVDYFRLSADRRLLFGGACHYSGRDPSDIAAYMQPKMLKVFPQLRDVKIDFQWGGMIGIGANRLPQIGRLHTHPNVFYAQAYAGHGLNATHLAGKLLAEAISGQHSGGFELFAKVPHITFPGGKHLRSPLLALGMLWHRFKELV; from the coding sequence ATGAATGCTCGGTCTCCCCAGCCCGGATTGTCTGATCACGCGGCCTCTTACTACGCCACCACCCGCCATCCTCAGGCTGACTACCCTGCCCTGCACGGCGAGATCAAAACCGACGTCTGCATCATCGGCGGCGGGTTTTCCGGGCTGAACACGGCGATCGAGCTGGCTGAACGCGGCTTGAAAGTGGTGCTGCTGGAAGCACACAAGATCGGCTGGGGCGCGAGCGGGCGCAACGGCGGGCAACTGATCCGGGGCGTCGGCCACGATGTAGACCAGTTCAGCAATATCATCGGCGAGGACGGCGTTCGTCAGCTCAAGCTGATGGGCCTCGAAGCGGTGGAAATCGTCCGCGAGCGCGTCAACAAATACCAGATCGACTGCGACCTGACCTGGGGCTACTGCGATCTGGCGAACAAGCCCAGGGAATTCGAGGGTTTTGCCAAAGACGCCGAAGAGCTGCGCAGCCTGGGATACCGACACCCGCTTGAATTGATTGAAGCGGGCAACCTCAGTAGCGTCATCGGCTCACCCAACTATGCTGGCGCCATGCTGGACATGGGCTCGGGCCACCTGCATCCGCTGAACCTGGCGCTGGGAGAAGCCGCCATCGCCCAGTCACTGGGCGTGCAGGTGTTCGAACACTCGGCAGCGACGCGCTTGGAATACGGGGCAGAGGTCAATATTCACACAGCCCGGGGTTTGGTGCGAGCCAGTACGCTGGTGCTGGGCTGTAATGCTTATCTCAACGCGCTCGATGAAGAGTTGAGCGGAAAGGTCTTGCCCGCAGGCAGTTACGTCATTGCCACCGAGCCGCTGAGCGAAGAGCTCGCTAGCCAACTGATTCCGCGCAATACCGCGATGTGCGATCAGCGTGTAGCGGTCGATTATTTTCGGCTGTCGGCTGATCGGCGCTTGCTGTTCGGCGGCGCTTGTCACTACTCAGGCCGGGACCCGAGCGACATTGCCGCATACATGCAGCCGAAGATGCTCAAGGTGTTCCCTCAGCTCAGAGACGTGAAAATCGATTTTCAGTGGGGCGGAATGATCGGCATCGGCGCCAATCGCTTGCCGCAGATCGGGCGACTGCACACACATCCGAACGTGTTCTATGCCCAGGCGTATGCGGGGCACGGGCTGAACGCAACGCATCTGGCCGGGAAGTTACTCGCCGAAGCCATCAGCGGCCAACACAGCGGCGGGTTCGAGCTCTTTGCCAAAGTCCCTCACATCACCTTCCCCGGTGGCAAACATTTGCGCTCGCCGCTGCTGGCGCTGGGTATGTTGTGGCACCGTTTCAAAGAGCTGGTGTAA
- a CDS encoding YkgJ family cysteine cluster protein, with product MSCNSETIRDLRRQIPSFECVPGCHDCCGPVTTSSEEMSRLPRKTPAEQEAALNELNCVHLGPNGCTVYDERPLICRLFGTTKTLPCPNGRRPEVLIHPRAEKHVHEFIASTRQVLV from the coding sequence ATGAGCTGCAACAGCGAGACAATCCGCGATCTGCGGCGGCAGATTCCGTCGTTCGAATGCGTGCCGGGTTGCCACGATTGCTGTGGGCCGGTGACCACGTCGTCCGAAGAAATGTCGCGTTTGCCCCGCAAGACGCCGGCCGAGCAGGAAGCGGCGCTCAACGAGCTGAACTGCGTACACCTGGGGCCCAACGGCTGCACCGTCTACGACGAGCGGCCGCTGATTTGTCGTCTGTTCGGTACCACCAAGACCCTTCCATGCCCCAACGGTCGCCGCCCTGAGGTCCTGATTCATCCCCGCGCCGAGAAACACGTGCATGAGTTCATCGCCTCGACGCGGCAAGTATTGGTTTAG
- the dadR gene encoding transcriptional regulator DadR yields the protein MRTQHQSKRELDKIDRNILRILQNDGRISFTELGERVGLSTTPCTERVRRLEREGIIMGYNARLNPQNLKASLLVFVEISLDYKSGDTFEEFRRAVLKLPHVLECHLVSGDFDYLVKARISEMASYRKLLGDILLKLPHVRESKSYIVMEEVKESLCLPIPE from the coding sequence ATGCGTACCCAGCACCAGTCCAAACGCGAGCTGGACAAGATCGACCGCAACATCCTGCGCATCCTGCAAAACGACGGCCGGATCTCCTTCACCGAACTGGGCGAACGGGTTGGACTGTCTACCACGCCGTGTACGGAGCGGGTCCGGCGTCTGGAGCGTGAAGGCATCATCATGGGCTACAACGCCCGCCTCAATCCGCAGAACCTTAAAGCCAGTTTGTTGGTGTTCGTCGAGATCAGCCTGGACTACAAGTCTGGCGACACCTTTGAAGAATTCCGCCGCGCGGTGCTCAAACTGCCCCATGTGCTGGAATGCCATCTGGTGTCAGGGGATTTCGACTATCTGGTAAAAGCGCGGATTTCCGAGATGGCGTCGTACCGCAAGTTGCTGGGCGACATCCTGCTCAAGCTGCCCCATGTGCGGGAGTCCAAGAGCTACATCGTGATGGAAGAGGTGAAGGAGAGTTTGTGCCTGCCGATTCCGGAGTAA
- the dadA gene encoding D-amino acid dehydrogenase, translating to MRVLVLGSGVIGTTSAYYLARAGFEVTVVDRQPAAAMETSFANAGQVSPGYASPWAAPGVPLKALKWLLQRHAPLAIKATADIDQYLWMAQMLRNCTQNRYAVNKERMVRLSEYSRDCLDELRAETGIAYEGRSLGTTQLFRTQEQLDNAAKDIAVLEQAGVPYEVLDREGIARVEPALASVSNILSGALRLPNDQTGDCQLFTTRLAEMCVKLGVEFRFGQSIESIDFAGDTINGVRINGKLETADRYVLALGSYSPQLLKPLGIKAPVYPLKGYSLTVPITDPAMAPTSTILDETYKVAITRFDNRIRVGGMAEIAGFDLSLNPRRRETLEMIVNDLYPHGGDLQQASFWTGLRPTTPDGTPIVGATPYRNLFLNTGHGTLGWTMACGSGRLLADLIARKTPQISAEGLDISRYGSSREIAKHVHSAPAHQ from the coding sequence ATGCGCGTTCTGGTCCTTGGAAGTGGCGTAATCGGTACCACCAGTGCGTATTACCTGGCGCGTGCGGGCTTCGAGGTGACTGTCGTTGACCGTCAACCGGCCGCTGCCATGGAAACCAGTTTCGCCAACGCCGGACAGGTGTCGCCGGGCTACGCTTCGCCATGGGCGGCGCCGGGTGTGCCGCTCAAGGCGCTGAAATGGTTGCTGCAGCGCCATGCGCCGCTGGCCATCAAAGCCACGGCGGATATCGATCAGTACCTGTGGATGGCGCAGATGCTGCGCAACTGCACCCAGAATCGCTATGCGGTGAACAAAGAGCGCATGGTTCGCCTCTCCGAATACAGCCGCGACTGCCTCGATGAGCTGCGTGCCGAGACCGGCATTGCCTACGAGGGCCGCAGCCTGGGCACGACTCAGTTGTTCCGCACTCAGGAACAGCTGGATAACGCCGCCAAGGACATCGCTGTTCTCGAACAGGCCGGCGTGCCCTATGAAGTGCTCGACCGCGAAGGCATTGCCCGGGTTGAACCGGCGTTGGCCAGCGTCAGCAACATCCTCAGTGGCGCGCTGCGCCTTCCGAACGATCAGACCGGCGACTGCCAGCTGTTCACCACGCGTCTGGCCGAGATGTGCGTGAAGCTGGGCGTTGAGTTCCGCTTCGGCCAGTCCATCGAGTCCATTGATTTCGCCGGCGACACCATCAATGGCGTGCGCATCAACGGCAAGCTCGAAACCGCCGACCGCTACGTGCTGGCCCTCGGCAGCTATTCGCCGCAACTGCTCAAGCCGCTTGGCATCAAGGCGCCGGTTTATCCGCTCAAGGGCTATTCGCTGACGGTGCCAATCACCGACCCGGCGATGGCGCCGACGTCGACCATCCTGGACGAGACCTACAAGGTCGCGATTACCCGCTTCGACAACCGCATTCGTGTGGGCGGAATGGCCGAGATCGCGGGCTTCGACCTGTCGCTCAATCCTCGTCGCCGCGAAACCCTGGAGATGATCGTCAACGATCTCTATCCTCACGGCGGCGACCTGCAGCAGGCCAGCTTCTGGACCGGCCTGCGCCCGACGACGCCGGACGGAACGCCTATCGTGGGCGCCACGCCCTATCGCAATCTGTTCCTCAACACCGGCCATGGCACATTGGGTTGGACGATGGCCTGCGGATCAGGCAGATTGCTGGCTGACCTGATCGCGCGCAAAACACCGCAGATCAGTGCTGAAGGCCTCGATATTTCTCGTTATGGCAGTTCCAGGGAGATCGCAAAACATGTCCATTCAGCGCCAGCTCACCAATGA
- a CDS encoding RidA family protein, which produces MSIQRQLTNERMSQLVVHNGTVYLAGQVADDMAGGIEQQTRETLHNIERLLDLAGTDKTRILSVTIYLKDIDAHFAGMNSVWDTWLPRGLAPARATVEAKLCEPEILVELSVVAALP; this is translated from the coding sequence ATGTCCATTCAGCGCCAGCTCACCAATGAGCGCATGAGCCAGTTGGTCGTCCATAACGGCACCGTTTACCTTGCCGGGCAAGTGGCCGACGACATGGCAGGGGGTATCGAGCAACAGACCCGCGAGACGCTCCACAACATCGAGCGATTGCTGGACCTGGCCGGTACCGACAAGACCCGCATACTGTCGGTGACGATTTACCTGAAAGACATCGACGCGCACTTTGCCGGCATGAACAGTGTTTGGGACACATGGCTGCCAAGAGGCCTTGCGCCTGCACGTGCGACGGTTGAAGCGAAGCTGTGCGAGCCGGAGATTCTGGTTGAACTGTCGGTGGTTGCGGCGCTGCCATAG
- the alr gene encoding alanine racemase: MRPARALIDLQALRHNYQLARDTAGARALAVIKADAYGHGAVRVAQALESEADGFAVACIEEALELRQAGIKAPILLLEGFFEADELALMVEHDFWCVVHSLWQLDVIEQTALGKPLNVWLKMDSGMHRVGIHPADFQAAHRRLLNSGKAAKIVLMTHFARADELDSARTDEQVAIFQSARAGLTAEVSLRNSPSVMGWPSVPSDWVRPGIMIYGATPFDQPQTIADRLQPVMTLESRVICVRDLPVGEPVGYGGTFVAERNMRIGVVAMGYADGYPRQAPTGTSVMVDGHRSQLLGRVSMDMLCVDLTDVPGAGLGSRVELWGKNILISDLASSADMIPYQILCNLKRVPRFYTGA, translated from the coding sequence ATGCGTCCAGCCCGCGCCCTTATCGACCTTCAAGCCTTGCGCCACAACTACCAGTTGGCGCGTGACACCGCTGGCGCGAGGGCGCTTGCCGTTATCAAAGCGGATGCCTACGGCCATGGTGCGGTGCGAGTTGCACAGGCACTGGAATCCGAAGCCGACGGCTTTGCTGTAGCCTGCATCGAAGAAGCGCTGGAGCTGCGTCAGGCCGGCATCAAAGCGCCCATTTTGCTGTTGGAAGGCTTCTTTGAAGCCGACGAACTGGCGCTGATGGTCGAGCATGATTTCTGGTGCGTGGTGCATTCCCTCTGGCAACTCGACGTCATCGAGCAAACCGCCCTCGGCAAGCCGCTGAATGTGTGGCTGAAGATGGATTCAGGCATGCATCGCGTCGGCATTCACCCGGCGGATTTTCAGGCGGCCCATCGGCGGCTGCTGAACAGCGGCAAGGCCGCGAAAATTGTCCTGATGACCCACTTCGCCCGCGCCGACGAGCTCGATAGCGCGCGCACCGACGAGCAAGTGGCGATTTTTCAATCGGCGCGCGCCGGCCTGACCGCCGAAGTCAGCCTGCGCAATTCCCCCAGTGTTATGGGCTGGCCCAGCGTGCCGAGTGACTGGGTGCGTCCGGGGATCATGATCTACGGCGCGACGCCTTTCGATCAGCCGCAGACGATCGCCGATCGTTTGCAGCCGGTAATGACCCTCGAGTCTCGCGTCATCTGCGTGCGCGATCTGCCCGTCGGTGAGCCGGTGGGCTACGGCGGTACATTCGTCGCCGAACGAAATATGCGCATCGGTGTGGTCGCGATGGGCTATGCCGACGGCTATCCGCGCCAGGCGCCCACCGGCACTTCCGTGATGGTCGACGGCCATCGCAGCCAGTTGCTCGGGCGTGTGTCGATGGACATGCTCTGCGTGGACCTCACCGACGTGCCGGGCGCAGGGCTGGGCAGCCGCGTCGAACTGTGGGGGAAGAACATTCTTATCAGTGACCTTGCATCCAGCGCAGACATGATCCCCTATCAAATCCTATGCAATCTCAAGCGCGTGCCCAGGTTCTATACCGGGGCCTGA
- a CDS encoding cupin domain-containing protein, protein MDVGERLQSIRKLKGLSQRELAKRAGVTNSTISMIEKNSVSPSISSLRKVLGGIPMSMVEFFSEELEPENPTQVVYKASELIDISDGAVTMKLVGKSHPGRAIAFLSEVYPPGADTGVEMLVHEGEETGILVEGRLELVVGLDTYVLEEGDSYYFESSRPHRFRNPYDVPARLISAATPANF, encoded by the coding sequence TTGGACGTCGGTGAACGACTGCAATCCATTCGTAAACTCAAAGGTCTGTCCCAACGTGAACTCGCCAAACGAGCGGGCGTGACCAACAGCACCATCTCCATGATCGAGAAGAACAGCGTCAGCCCCTCGATCAGCTCCCTGCGCAAGGTGCTGGGCGGCATACCGATGTCCATGGTGGAGTTCTTTTCCGAAGAGCTCGAACCCGAAAACCCGACCCAGGTGGTCTACAAAGCCAGTGAACTGATCGATATCTCGGACGGTGCCGTGACCATGAAACTGGTCGGCAAATCCCATCCGGGCCGGGCCATTGCGTTTCTTTCCGAGGTCTATCCGCCGGGCGCGGACACCGGCGTCGAGATGCTCGTTCACGAGGGTGAGGAGACCGGTATTCTGGTCGAGGGCCGTCTTGAGCTAGTGGTCGGTCTGGACACCTACGTGCTCGAAGAGGGCGACAGTTACTACTTCGAGAGCTCCCGACCCCATCGCTTTCGCAACCCGTACGACGTCCCTGCGCGACTCATCAGCGCGGCCACGCCGGCGAATTTCTGA
- a CDS encoding DUF2845 domain-containing protein: MINRKLIVLGLAVLLFAATADATMRCGTALISLGDTADVVRQKCGAPDSSVDQMPALRSNGVPRLGFAKVSLWVYGPRNGAKQHLRFIEDKLVEIETKRD, translated from the coding sequence ATGATTAACCGAAAACTGATCGTCCTCGGCCTGGCCGTCTTGCTCTTCGCTGCTACTGCCGACGCGACGATGCGCTGCGGCACGGCGCTTATCAGTTTGGGCGACACCGCCGATGTGGTCCGCCAGAAGTGCGGGGCGCCTGACAGCAGTGTTGATCAAATGCCTGCGCTGCGAAGCAACGGCGTACCCAGGCTCGGCTTTGCAAAGGTCAGTTTGTGGGTGTATGGCCCTCGTAACGGCGCAAAACAACACCTGCGGTTTATCGAGGACAAGCTGGTAGAGATCGAGACAAAGCGGGATTGA
- a CDS encoding acetyl-CoA hydrolase/transferase family protein — protein MPHSCSIEQAVDHVLAELPAHIHMGMPLGLGKPNRFANALYTRIKSLPDRHLTIYTALCLGRPDGGDGLQGRFLEPFLERVFDDYPELDFLADLRRDNLPPNIHVQQFFMQPGSLLGSVEAQQDYVSSNYSHAARDINANGLNLIAQLIARDPQRPDHLSLSCNPDITLDLLPLVEKRRAAGERILVLGHVHSDLPYMQGDAEVGLDTFDLLIEYEERSTLFSTPNMPVGIQDHFIGLYASMLVRDGGTLQIGIGSMGDALTAALLARQADNETYRACLAELDGISTWKPLIEAQGGVMPFATGLYGCSEMLVNGLLVLLDAGIIRRKVYADVELQQMANDGVLDESVYSDGVLIHGGFFVGPRSFYERLREFTPAQIAQINMTAISYINELYGNETLKRLQRRDARFINSCFTVTLLGAAVSDQLADGRVVSGVGGQYNFVAQGHALEGARSVLILRSWRESGGEVSSNIVWDYAHTTIPRHLRDIVVTEYGIADLRGRTDAAVIEALLNISDSRFQPGLIDQAQKAGKLPKDFRLDPLFSQNTPERLKDIRDQFPSLFIEYPLGSDFTAEERDLLRALNWLKSKFKLTEIIELGKATLEAPDASAYPEHLQRMGLDHPQGLREELYQRLVLAGLQATA, from the coding sequence ATGCCGCATTCCTGCTCGATCGAGCAAGCTGTCGATCACGTGTTGGCTGAATTGCCGGCGCACATCCATATGGGTATGCCGCTGGGGTTGGGCAAGCCCAATCGCTTCGCCAACGCGTTGTACACCCGAATCAAATCGCTGCCCGATCGGCATCTCACTATCTATACCGCGCTGTGCCTCGGGCGTCCCGATGGCGGCGACGGTTTGCAGGGACGGTTTCTCGAGCCCTTTCTGGAGCGCGTCTTCGACGATTACCCTGAACTGGATTTCCTCGCCGACCTGCGCCGGGACAACCTCCCGCCCAATATTCACGTGCAGCAGTTCTTCATGCAGCCCGGCAGCCTGCTGGGCAGCGTCGAAGCGCAGCAGGATTACGTCAGCAGCAACTACAGCCACGCTGCGCGGGATATCAATGCCAATGGTTTGAATCTGATCGCACAATTGATCGCCCGCGACCCGCAACGGCCCGATCACCTCAGCCTGAGCTGCAATCCCGACATCACTCTTGACCTGCTGCCCCTGGTGGAAAAACGCCGTGCGGCGGGCGAACGCATTCTGGTGCTGGGCCACGTCCACTCGGATCTGCCGTATATGCAGGGCGATGCCGAGGTCGGCCTCGACACCTTCGACCTCCTGATCGAGTACGAAGAACGCAGCACGCTTTTTTCAACGCCAAACATGCCGGTCGGTATTCAGGATCATTTCATTGGCTTGTACGCGAGCATGCTGGTGCGCGACGGCGGCACGCTGCAGATCGGCATCGGCTCGATGGGCGACGCCCTGACCGCTGCCTTGCTTGCGCGCCAGGCCGATAACGAAACCTACCGCGCATGCCTGGCCGAGCTGGACGGCATCTCCACCTGGAAGCCGTTGATCGAGGCGCAAGGCGGGGTGATGCCCTTCGCCACCGGGCTTTATGGCTGCAGCGAAATGCTGGTCAACGGTCTGCTGGTGCTGCTGGATGCGGGAATCATCCGGCGGAAGGTGTACGCCGACGTCGAGCTGCAGCAAATGGCCAACGACGGGGTTCTGGACGAATCGGTTTACAGCGACGGCGTGTTGATTCACGGCGGCTTCTTTGTCGGGCCGCGCAGCTTCTATGAGCGGCTGCGGGAATTCACGCCGGCGCAGATCGCGCAGATCAACATGACTGCGATCAGCTACATCAACGAGCTATACGGCAATGAGACGCTCAAGCGCCTGCAACGGCGGGATGCGCGTTTCATCAACAGTTGTTTCACGGTCACGTTGCTGGGCGCAGCGGTTTCAGATCAGTTGGCCGATGGCCGGGTGGTGAGCGGTGTCGGCGGGCAGTACAACTTCGTCGCTCAGGGCCATGCGCTGGAAGGCGCGCGCTCCGTGCTGATCCTGCGCAGCTGGCGTGAATCGGGCGGGGAGGTCAGTTCCAATATCGTCTGGGACTATGCCCACACGACGATCCCCAGGCATCTGCGTGACATCGTCGTCACCGAATACGGAATTGCCGATCTGCGCGGCAGGACGGATGCCGCGGTGATCGAAGCGCTGCTCAATATCAGCGACTCACGCTTCCAGCCGGGCCTTATCGACCAGGCGCAAAAGGCCGGCAAGCTGCCGAAGGATTTCCGCCTTGATCCGCTGTTCAGCCAGAACACGCCCGAGCGGCTGAAGGACATCCGCGACCAGTTCCCGTCGCTGTTCATCGAATACCCGTTGGGCAGCGATTTTACGGCTGAAGAGCGCGATCTGCTGCGCGCGCTGAACTGGTTGAAGAGCAAGTTCAAGCTCACGGAAATCATCGAGTTGGGCAAGGCCACGCTGGAGGCCCCTGACGCGAGCGCTTATCCGGAGCATCTGCAGCGCATGGGCCTTGATCATCCACAGGGGCTGCGAGAAGAGCTTTATCAGCGGCTGGTGCTGGCGGGGTTGCAAGCTACGGCCTAA
- a CDS encoding sulfite exporter TauE/SafE family protein: MNEHELIGAGLGTIIGAVLGLTGAGGGILAVPLLVFGLGLTMIEAAPVGLLAVGLASAVGAALGLRQGIVRYRAAIFIAIIGIALSPVGLWLAHQLPNAPLALGFALLLFYVCARIYRKAAHELRHGEPPERGAFRPCVVNPLVGRLRWTLPCARSLAATGALAGLLSGLLGVGGGFVIVPALTRYTDLEMKSIVATSLAVIALVSTGSVITASISGAMHWSVGLPFAAGAVAGLMAGRQISRYLAGPRLQQLFAVSGFFAAVLLVIKTLG; encoded by the coding sequence ATGAATGAACACGAACTGATCGGAGCCGGCCTCGGTACGATCATTGGCGCTGTATTGGGATTGACGGGCGCGGGTGGCGGCATTCTCGCAGTGCCGCTGCTGGTTTTCGGGCTTGGCCTGACAATGATCGAAGCCGCGCCGGTAGGCCTTCTGGCCGTCGGGCTGGCTTCGGCCGTCGGTGCAGCGCTTGGGCTGCGCCAAGGCATCGTCCGCTACCGCGCGGCCATCTTCATTGCGATCATTGGTATTGCGCTGTCGCCGGTAGGCCTTTGGCTGGCGCATCAACTGCCCAATGCGCCGCTGGCGTTGGGGTTTGCCCTGCTTCTGTTTTATGTCTGCGCGCGGATCTACCGCAAAGCCGCTCACGAACTGCGCCATGGAGAGCCGCCAGAGCGAGGCGCGTTCAGGCCCTGCGTGGTCAATCCGCTGGTGGGTCGGCTGCGCTGGACCCTGCCTTGCGCACGTTCCCTGGCGGCGACCGGCGCATTGGCCGGGCTGTTGTCCGGATTGCTCGGTGTGGGTGGCGGCTTTGTCATCGTGCCCGCCTTGACCCGATACACCGACCTTGAGATGAAGAGCATCGTCGCCACGTCGCTGGCGGTGATCGCACTGGTCTCCACCGGCAGCGTGATCACGGCCAGCATCAGCGGCGCGATGCATTGGTCAGTAGGGCTTCCGTTCGCCGCCGGGGCCGTCGCCGGACTGATGGCCGGCAGGCAGATCAGCCGCTACCTCGCCGGCCCGAGGTTGCAGCAGTTGTTTGCGGTCAGCGGCTTTTTCGCCGCTGTATTGCTGGTGATCAAAACCCTCGGCTGA
- a CDS encoding MBL fold metallo-hydrolase yields the protein MEIGEKLSVEAFFDPQTSTISYLVIDRSTLQAALIDSVLDYNPKSGRTSTQSADRLIDRVRELGVSVQWILETHVHADHVSAAAYLKEQLGGTVAIGSHITRVQKVFGTLFNAKGDFARDGSQFDRLLEDDAHFQIGTLQARAMHTPGHTPACMTYVIEAGNEAVAFVGDTLFMPDYGTARCDFPGADARTLFRSVGRILSLPPQTRLFMCHDYLPNGRELMFMTTVAEQRASNIHVREGIAEDAFVEMREKRDATLDMPVLILPSVQINMRGGNLPEAEDNGVRYLKVPINAL from the coding sequence ATGGAAATTGGCGAAAAACTGAGCGTAGAGGCGTTTTTCGATCCGCAGACCTCGACCATCAGTTACCTGGTCATTGACCGCTCCACGCTTCAAGCCGCGTTGATCGACAGCGTGCTGGATTACAACCCGAAATCCGGGCGCACCAGCACGCAGTCCGCAGACAGGCTGATCGACAGGGTTCGCGAGCTGGGCGTGTCGGTGCAGTGGATTCTGGAAACCCACGTCCACGCCGATCACGTCTCGGCGGCGGCCTACCTGAAAGAACAGCTCGGCGGCACCGTTGCGATTGGCAGCCACATCACCCGCGTGCAAAAAGTCTTCGGCACGCTGTTCAACGCCAAAGGTGACTTTGCCCGGGACGGCAGCCAGTTCGACCGGCTGCTGGAAGATGACGCGCATTTTCAGATCGGGACGCTGCAGGCCCGAGCCATGCATACCCCCGGCCATACGCCGGCATGCATGACGTACGTGATCGAGGCTGGCAATGAAGCCGTGGCGTTTGTCGGCGATACGCTGTTCATGCCCGACTACGGCACCGCCCGTTGCGACTTCCCCGGTGCCGATGCGCGCACGCTGTTTCGCTCGGTTGGCCGGATTCTCAGCCTGCCGCCACAAACGCGCCTGTTCATGTGCCACGACTATCTGCCCAACGGCCGTGAATTGATGTTCATGACCACCGTCGCCGAGCAACGCGCCAGCAACATCCACGTGCGCGAAGGCATTGCCGAGGACGCTTTTGTCGAGATGCGCGAGAAGCGCGATGCCACCCTCGACATGCCCGTGCTGATCCTGCCTTCGGTGCAGATCAACATGCGCGGCGGCAACCTGCCAGAGGCGGAAGATAATGGCGTGCGCTACCTGAAAGTTCCGATCAATGCGCTGTAA
- a CDS encoding xanthine phosphoribosyltransferase, with amino-acid sequence MEALHKKIRDEGIVLSDQVLKVDAFLNHQIDPVLMQQIGDEFATLFADSGITKIVTIEASGIAPAVMTGLKMGVPVIFARKHQSLTLTENMFSASVYSFTKQTESTIAISTRHLNSSDRVLIIDDFLANGKASQALISIIKQAGATVAGLGIVIEKSFQGGRAELDGQGYRVESLARVQSLKDGVVTFV; translated from the coding sequence GTGGAAGCACTGCACAAGAAAATTCGCGACGAAGGCATCGTGCTTTCCGATCAGGTATTGAAGGTCGACGCGTTTCTCAACCATCAGATCGACCCGGTGTTGATGCAGCAGATCGGCGACGAATTCGCCACGCTGTTTGCCGACTCGGGCATCACAAAAATCGTCACCATTGAGGCGTCGGGTATCGCCCCTGCGGTCATGACCGGTTTGAAGATGGGCGTTCCGGTGATCTTCGCGCGCAAGCATCAGTCGCTGACCCTCACTGAAAACATGTTTTCCGCGTCGGTTTACTCGTTCACCAAGCAGACCGAAAGCACCATCGCCATTTCTACCCGTCACTTGAACAGCAGCGATCGGGTGCTGATCATTGACGACTTCCTGGCCAACGGTAAGGCGTCCCAGGCGCTGATCTCGATCATCAAGCAAGCGGGCGCAACGGTCGCCGGCCTGGGTATCGTGATCGAGAAGTCGTTCCAGGGCGGCCGCGCCGAACTGGACGGTCAGGGCTATCGTGTAGAGTCACTGGCGCGCGTGCAGTCGCTGAAAGATGGCGTTGTGACGTTCGTTTGA